One Panicum virgatum strain AP13 chromosome 9K, P.virgatum_v5, whole genome shotgun sequence genomic region harbors:
- the LOC120652979 gene encoding protein TPR3 isoform X2, with product MSSLSRELVFLILQFLDEEKFKETVHKLEQESGFYFNMKYFEDEVINGNWDEVERYLGGFTKVDDNRYSMKIFFEIRKQKYLEALDKHDRSKAVEILVKDLKVFASFNEELFKEITQLLTLENFRENEQLSKYGDTKSARAIMLVELKKLIEANPLFRDKLQFPNLKNSRLRTLINQSLNWQHQLCKNPRPNPDIKTLFVDHSCGQPNGARAPSPANNPLLGSIPKPGGFPPLGAHGPFQTAPTVPPLAGWMSNPPAVTHPAVSGGAIGFGTPTNPAALLKHPRTPTTANPSMDYPSGDSDHISKRSRPVGIAEEVNLPVNMLPVTYPQSHNYQQDDFHKTVARTLTQGSAPMSMDFHPLQQTLLLVGTNVGDIGLWDVGTKDRLVVKNFKVWELGKCSMALQASLVKDPSVSVNRIIWSPDGTLFGVAYSRHIVQIYSYHGGDDIRQHLEIDAHVGGVNDIAFAHPNKQLCIITCGDDKTIKVWEATSGAKQFTFEGHEAPVYSVCPHYKENIQFIFSTALDGKIKAWLYDNLGSRVDYDAPGHWCTTMAYSADGSRLFSCGTSKDGESHLVEWNESEGAVKRTYQGFRKRSMGVVQFDTTRNRFLAAGDEFLIKIWDMDNTGLLTTIDADGGLPASPRIRFNKEGTLLAVSTLDSGIKILANADGLRLLRTLENRSFDASRNAAETVTKPLINPLTAAANAAAASSSGTPAPAAITAMNGDSRSLVDVKPRIADESLDKSKVWKLMEITESTQCRSIKLADNMRTSKISRLIYTNSGIAILALTASAVHLLWKWPRSDRNTSGKATASVSPQLWQPPSGIFMTNDMTDNNPEEAVHCFALSKNDSYVMSASGGKISLFNMMTFKTMTTFMPPPPAATFLAFHPQDNNIIAIGMDDSTIQIYNVRIDEVKSKLRGHSKRITGLAFSNVLNVLVSSGADAQLCVWNTDGWEKQKNRFLQIPSGRPSNILDTRVQFHQDQMHFLVVHETQIAIYDTTKLEPVKQWPVRENSPPITHATFSCDSQLIYASFMDATVGIFNASSLRLQCRILPASYLPPNISSSVHPVVVAAHPSEASQFALGLTDGGVYVLEPLESERKWGNPPPAENGSTSNLSTPPNGASSSDQPER from the exons atgTCGTCGCTCAGCCGGGAGCTGGTCTTCCTCATCCTGCAGTTCCTCGATGAAGAGAAGTTCAAAGAGACTGTCCACAA GCTCGAGCAGGAGTCCGGGTTCTACTTCAACATGAAGTACTTTGAGGACGAGGTGATCAATGGGAATTGGGACGAGGTGGAGCGCTACCTTGGTGGCTTCACCAAGGTTGATGACAACCGCTACTCGATGAAGATATTCTTTGAGATCCGCAAGCAGAAGTATCTCGAGGCTCTTGATAA GCATGATCGGTCCAAGGCTGTTGAAATCTTGGTCAAAGACTTGAAGGTCTTTGCATCCTTCAATGAGGAGCTTTTTAAGGAGATCACACAGCTCCTGACCTTGGAGAACTTTag GGAAAATGAGCAGCTCTCCAAGTATGGTGATACAAAATCTGCGAGAGCGATAATGCTTGTTGAGCTGAAGAAGCTGATTGAAGCTAATCCCTTATTTCGCGACAAGCTACAGTTTCCCAACCTGAAGAATTCTAGGTTGCGGACACTTATCAACCAGAG CTTGAACTGGCAGCATCAGCTTTGCAAAAATCCTAGGCCTAATCCTGATATCAAGACTCTTTTTGTTGATCATTCGTGTGGACAACCAAACGGTGCACGTGCTCCATCGCCAGCTAACAACCCGTTACTTGGTTCTATACCCAAACCAGGAGGTTTCCCTCCATTGGGTGCTCATGGA CCCTTTCAAACTGCACCAACAGTCCCACCTCTGGCTGGGTGGATGTCAAACCCACCAGCAGTAACACATCCTGCTGTGTCTGGTGGTGCTATTGGATTTGGTACTCCTACGAATCCAG CCGCTTTATTGAAGCATCCTAGGACGCCCACAACAGCTAATCCTAGTATGGATTATCCATCAGGAGATTCTGATCACATCTCCAAGAGATCTAGACCAGTTGGCATTGCTGAGGAG GTGAATCTTCCAGTGAACATGTTGCCTGTGACTTATCCACAGAGCCATAATTACCAACAAGATGATTTCCATAAAACGGTTGCACGGACCTTGACCCAAGGATCAGCTCCTATGAGCATGGATTTCCATCCACTTCAGCAAACTCTTCTTCTTG TTGGTACCAATGTTGGTGACATAGGATTGTGGGATGTTGGTACAAAAGATAGACTTGTTGTAAAAAACTTCAAGGTTTGGGAGCTTGGAAAGTGTTCGATGGCTCTCCAG GCATCGCTCGTCAAGGATCCTTCTGTGTCAGTTAATCGCATAATATGGAGTCCTGATGGAACCTTGTTTG GTGTTGCTTATTCAAGGCATATTGTACAGATTTATTCCTATCATGGTGGCGATGATATTAGGCAACACTTGGAG ATTGATGCACATGTTGGTGGTGTAAATGACATTGCATTTGCTCATCCAAATAAGCAGCTATGTATAATTACATGTGGAGATGATAAGACAATTAAG GTATGGGAGGCCACTAGTGGAGCAAAGCAATTTACCTTTGAAGGACATGAAGCTCCTGTTTATTCAGTTTGTCCGCATTACAAGGAAAATATTCAG TTCATCTTCTCAACTGCTTTAGATGGAAAGATCAAGGCTTGGCTATATGATAATTTGGGATCTAGAGTTGACTATGATGCACCAGGTCACTGGTGCACTACAATGGCATATAGCGCGGATGGTTCAAG ATTGTTTTCGTGTGGAACTAGCAAGGATGGTGAATCACATCTAGTCGAATGGAATGAAAGTGAAGGAGCGGTGAAGAGAACATACCAGGGATTCCGCAAGCGATCCATGGGTGTCGTGCAATTCGATACCACCCGCAACAGGTTTTTGGCTGCTGGAGATGAATTCTTGATTAAGATATGGGACATGGACAACACAGGTCTTCTGACTACTATTGATGCTGATGGTGGTTTACCT GCAAGCCCACGGATACGCTTCAACAAGGAGGGGACTCTGTTGGCTGTTTCTACTCTTGACAGTGGTATCAAGATATTAGCAAACGCTGATGGACTTAGGTTATTGCGCACGTTAGAAAATCGTTCTTTTGACGCTTCTCGTAATGCAGCTGAGACTGTAACAAAG CCTCTAATAAATCCATTGACTGCTGCGGCAAATGCGGCTGCAGCAAGTAGCTCAGGAACTCCTGCTCCAGCAGCTATAACTGCAATG AATGGTGATAGCAGAAGTTTGGTTGATGTAAAACCTAGAATAGCTGATGAGTCATTGGACAAGTCAAAGGTATGGAAACTTATGGAGATTACTGAGTCAACTCAGTGCAGATCTATTAAACTGGCGGATAACATGAGAACAAGCAAG ATTTCGAGACTGATTTACACAAATTCTGGCATTGCTATCTTGGCTTTGACCGCAAGCGCTGTTCATCTACTCTGGAAATGGCCACGCAGTGATCGGAACACATCTGGCAAG GCAACCGCAAGTGTATCTCCTCAACTATGGCAACCTCCAAGTGGCATCTTTATGACTAATGACATGACTGACAATAATCCTGAAGAAGCTGTTCATTGCTTTGCTTTGTCGAAGAACGATTCATATGTCATGTCTGCTTCTGGAGGAAAAATCTCTCTATTCAACATGATGACTTTCAAG ACTATGACAACATTTATGCCTCCACCACCGGCAGCAACTTTTCTTGCATTTCATCCTCAAGATAACAATATAATTGCAATTGGAATGGACGATTCGACCATTCAAATCTACAATGTCCGAATTGATGAG GTCAAAAGCAAGCTTAGAGGTCACTCTAAGAGAATCACGGGTCTTGCCTTTTCAAATGTGCTAAATGTGTTGGTCTCTTCTGGAGCTGATGCACAG TTGTGTGTTTGGAACACGGATGGATGGGAGAAGCAAAAGAACAGATTTTTGCAGATACCATCAGGTCGCCCATCCAACATCCTAGACACTCGTGTTCAGTTCCACCAAGATCAAATGCACTTCCTTGTTGTGCATGAAACCCAGATTGCCATCTATGATACTACAAAGCTAGAACCGGTTAAACAG TGGCCTGTTCGAGAGAATTCACCTCCAATAACACATGCGACATTCTCGTGTGATAGTCAATTGATCTATGCAAGCTTTATGGATGCTACTGTTGGTATATTTAATGCATCAAGTTTGAGACTCCAATGTCGAATTCTTCCAGCTTCATATCTTCCTCCAAACATCAG
- the LOC120652979 gene encoding protein TPR3 isoform X1, protein MSSLSRELVFLILQFLDEEKFKETVHKLEQESGFYFNMKYFEDEVINGNWDEVERYLGGFTKVDDNRYSMKIFFEIRKQKYLEALDKHDRSKAVEILVKDLKVFASFNEELFKEITQLLTLENFRENEQLSKYGDTKSARAIMLVELKKLIEANPLFRDKLQFPNLKNSRLRTLINQSLNWQHQLCKNPRPNPDIKTLFVDHSCGQPNGARAPSPANNPLLGSIPKPGGFPPLGAHGPFQTAPTVPPLAGWMSNPPAVTHPAVSGGAIGFGTPTNPAALLKHPRTPTTANPSMDYPSGDSDHISKRSRPVGIAEEQVNLPVNMLPVTYPQSHNYQQDDFHKTVARTLTQGSAPMSMDFHPLQQTLLLVGTNVGDIGLWDVGTKDRLVVKNFKVWELGKCSMALQASLVKDPSVSVNRIIWSPDGTLFGVAYSRHIVQIYSYHGGDDIRQHLEIDAHVGGVNDIAFAHPNKQLCIITCGDDKTIKVWEATSGAKQFTFEGHEAPVYSVCPHYKENIQFIFSTALDGKIKAWLYDNLGSRVDYDAPGHWCTTMAYSADGSRLFSCGTSKDGESHLVEWNESEGAVKRTYQGFRKRSMGVVQFDTTRNRFLAAGDEFLIKIWDMDNTGLLTTIDADGGLPASPRIRFNKEGTLLAVSTLDSGIKILANADGLRLLRTLENRSFDASRNAAETVTKPLINPLTAAANAAAASSSGTPAPAAITAMNGDSRSLVDVKPRIADESLDKSKVWKLMEITESTQCRSIKLADNMRTSKISRLIYTNSGIAILALTASAVHLLWKWPRSDRNTSGKATASVSPQLWQPPSGIFMTNDMTDNNPEEAVHCFALSKNDSYVMSASGGKISLFNMMTFKTMTTFMPPPPAATFLAFHPQDNNIIAIGMDDSTIQIYNVRIDEVKSKLRGHSKRITGLAFSNVLNVLVSSGADAQLCVWNTDGWEKQKNRFLQIPSGRPSNILDTRVQFHQDQMHFLVVHETQIAIYDTTKLEPVKQWPVRENSPPITHATFSCDSQLIYASFMDATVGIFNASSLRLQCRILPASYLPPNISSSVHPVVVAAHPSEASQFALGLTDGGVYVLEPLESERKWGNPPPAENGSTSNLSTPPNGASSSDQPER, encoded by the exons atgTCGTCGCTCAGCCGGGAGCTGGTCTTCCTCATCCTGCAGTTCCTCGATGAAGAGAAGTTCAAAGAGACTGTCCACAA GCTCGAGCAGGAGTCCGGGTTCTACTTCAACATGAAGTACTTTGAGGACGAGGTGATCAATGGGAATTGGGACGAGGTGGAGCGCTACCTTGGTGGCTTCACCAAGGTTGATGACAACCGCTACTCGATGAAGATATTCTTTGAGATCCGCAAGCAGAAGTATCTCGAGGCTCTTGATAA GCATGATCGGTCCAAGGCTGTTGAAATCTTGGTCAAAGACTTGAAGGTCTTTGCATCCTTCAATGAGGAGCTTTTTAAGGAGATCACACAGCTCCTGACCTTGGAGAACTTTag GGAAAATGAGCAGCTCTCCAAGTATGGTGATACAAAATCTGCGAGAGCGATAATGCTTGTTGAGCTGAAGAAGCTGATTGAAGCTAATCCCTTATTTCGCGACAAGCTACAGTTTCCCAACCTGAAGAATTCTAGGTTGCGGACACTTATCAACCAGAG CTTGAACTGGCAGCATCAGCTTTGCAAAAATCCTAGGCCTAATCCTGATATCAAGACTCTTTTTGTTGATCATTCGTGTGGACAACCAAACGGTGCACGTGCTCCATCGCCAGCTAACAACCCGTTACTTGGTTCTATACCCAAACCAGGAGGTTTCCCTCCATTGGGTGCTCATGGA CCCTTTCAAACTGCACCAACAGTCCCACCTCTGGCTGGGTGGATGTCAAACCCACCAGCAGTAACACATCCTGCTGTGTCTGGTGGTGCTATTGGATTTGGTACTCCTACGAATCCAG CCGCTTTATTGAAGCATCCTAGGACGCCCACAACAGCTAATCCTAGTATGGATTATCCATCAGGAGATTCTGATCACATCTCCAAGAGATCTAGACCAGTTGGCATTGCTGAGGAG CAGGTGAATCTTCCAGTGAACATGTTGCCTGTGACTTATCCACAGAGCCATAATTACCAACAAGATGATTTCCATAAAACGGTTGCACGGACCTTGACCCAAGGATCAGCTCCTATGAGCATGGATTTCCATCCACTTCAGCAAACTCTTCTTCTTG TTGGTACCAATGTTGGTGACATAGGATTGTGGGATGTTGGTACAAAAGATAGACTTGTTGTAAAAAACTTCAAGGTTTGGGAGCTTGGAAAGTGTTCGATGGCTCTCCAG GCATCGCTCGTCAAGGATCCTTCTGTGTCAGTTAATCGCATAATATGGAGTCCTGATGGAACCTTGTTTG GTGTTGCTTATTCAAGGCATATTGTACAGATTTATTCCTATCATGGTGGCGATGATATTAGGCAACACTTGGAG ATTGATGCACATGTTGGTGGTGTAAATGACATTGCATTTGCTCATCCAAATAAGCAGCTATGTATAATTACATGTGGAGATGATAAGACAATTAAG GTATGGGAGGCCACTAGTGGAGCAAAGCAATTTACCTTTGAAGGACATGAAGCTCCTGTTTATTCAGTTTGTCCGCATTACAAGGAAAATATTCAG TTCATCTTCTCAACTGCTTTAGATGGAAAGATCAAGGCTTGGCTATATGATAATTTGGGATCTAGAGTTGACTATGATGCACCAGGTCACTGGTGCACTACAATGGCATATAGCGCGGATGGTTCAAG ATTGTTTTCGTGTGGAACTAGCAAGGATGGTGAATCACATCTAGTCGAATGGAATGAAAGTGAAGGAGCGGTGAAGAGAACATACCAGGGATTCCGCAAGCGATCCATGGGTGTCGTGCAATTCGATACCACCCGCAACAGGTTTTTGGCTGCTGGAGATGAATTCTTGATTAAGATATGGGACATGGACAACACAGGTCTTCTGACTACTATTGATGCTGATGGTGGTTTACCT GCAAGCCCACGGATACGCTTCAACAAGGAGGGGACTCTGTTGGCTGTTTCTACTCTTGACAGTGGTATCAAGATATTAGCAAACGCTGATGGACTTAGGTTATTGCGCACGTTAGAAAATCGTTCTTTTGACGCTTCTCGTAATGCAGCTGAGACTGTAACAAAG CCTCTAATAAATCCATTGACTGCTGCGGCAAATGCGGCTGCAGCAAGTAGCTCAGGAACTCCTGCTCCAGCAGCTATAACTGCAATG AATGGTGATAGCAGAAGTTTGGTTGATGTAAAACCTAGAATAGCTGATGAGTCATTGGACAAGTCAAAGGTATGGAAACTTATGGAGATTACTGAGTCAACTCAGTGCAGATCTATTAAACTGGCGGATAACATGAGAACAAGCAAG ATTTCGAGACTGATTTACACAAATTCTGGCATTGCTATCTTGGCTTTGACCGCAAGCGCTGTTCATCTACTCTGGAAATGGCCACGCAGTGATCGGAACACATCTGGCAAG GCAACCGCAAGTGTATCTCCTCAACTATGGCAACCTCCAAGTGGCATCTTTATGACTAATGACATGACTGACAATAATCCTGAAGAAGCTGTTCATTGCTTTGCTTTGTCGAAGAACGATTCATATGTCATGTCTGCTTCTGGAGGAAAAATCTCTCTATTCAACATGATGACTTTCAAG ACTATGACAACATTTATGCCTCCACCACCGGCAGCAACTTTTCTTGCATTTCATCCTCAAGATAACAATATAATTGCAATTGGAATGGACGATTCGACCATTCAAATCTACAATGTCCGAATTGATGAG GTCAAAAGCAAGCTTAGAGGTCACTCTAAGAGAATCACGGGTCTTGCCTTTTCAAATGTGCTAAATGTGTTGGTCTCTTCTGGAGCTGATGCACAG TTGTGTGTTTGGAACACGGATGGATGGGAGAAGCAAAAGAACAGATTTTTGCAGATACCATCAGGTCGCCCATCCAACATCCTAGACACTCGTGTTCAGTTCCACCAAGATCAAATGCACTTCCTTGTTGTGCATGAAACCCAGATTGCCATCTATGATACTACAAAGCTAGAACCGGTTAAACAG TGGCCTGTTCGAGAGAATTCACCTCCAATAACACATGCGACATTCTCGTGTGATAGTCAATTGATCTATGCAAGCTTTATGGATGCTACTGTTGGTATATTTAATGCATCAAGTTTGAGACTCCAATGTCGAATTCTTCCAGCTTCATATCTTCCTCCAAACATCAG